GATGAAGCGGTCGCCGACTTCCTGACTGGTTGAGCGATTGATAAGAGATTGCTCGACTCCGCAAAGTTCGGGGAATTCGGAGAGGAGCGTGGTTCCTCCCACTACTGCGAGTATGTCAGAGATGTGGCCGATCGCTGGGTTTGCGGAGATACCCGAGAAGCCGTCCGAGCCGCCGCACTTCAGCCCTACGCTCAGCTTGTCGAGAGATGCAGGCTCTCGCTGTACGCGATTGACTTCGACCAACCCGAGGAATGTTTCTCGTATCGCCTGGGACAGCATTGCGCGTTCGGAGGCGCTCTTCTGCTGCTCGAGCAGGATCAGCGGCTTGGCAAAATCTGGATCACGCTTGGCGATCTCTTCGCGCAGGATATCGGCCTGCGAGTGCTGACATCCAAGGCTGAGAACCGTTGCCCCGGCAACGTTTGGATGGTGCAGATATCCCGCGATCAGGCCGCACAGATTTCGCGCATCTTCGCGCGTCCCGCCACAGCCACGTTCATGTGTGAGGAACTTGACCCCATCAATGTTTTCGAAAAAACCATGAGGTTGTTGTCGGCTATCTTCGCTGCTTTGCTGGTAGGTCTTGATCGCATCTAATCTGCCCTCGCGGTACAAGCGAGCAAGAGCTGCAACCTGCTGGCGGTATACCTGAGGCGGAGCGTACCCGAGGCCCTCGTCGAAGGCCTTACGCAACACATCGATGTTGCGGTTCTCGCAGAAAACCAGCGGAACGACCAACCAGTAGTTACGCGTGCCCACTTGTCCATCGACGCGCTTGTAGCCGTGGAAGGTGCGCTTCTTCCACGCTGAAACATCGGGAGCATGCCACGAATAACTTTCAGATTTCTGATGGAACTCGGCGGCTTCGTGGCGAATGTTGCGAGTAGTAATCAGCTCGCCTTTGCGAATCGGCTGCGTGGCTTTGCCGACCACCACGCCGTACATAATGATGTGCTCCCCGGGGGCGAAGTCCTTCAGCGCGAACTTGTGCTTGGCAGGAATGTCAGTGACGATTGTGTAAGTCTCGTTTCCGAGATTCACCTCTTCGCCTATGCGCAAATCCGTGAGCGCGATGATGAGGTTATCGCGGCGATCGAGTTTCAATATCCGGTTTTGGGTTAGAGTTTCAGGCACGCTTCTCCACTACGGATGTATCCGCTCCTCCGGCAAATACCGCTTCCGGTACGCCTTTGGGCACGCGGTTCAACGCGAGCACCACATCCCGTGAGCCCCCTCCGTGGACCTCGAGAAGAGCACGGCTCGATTCCAGTGCGGCGCAGGAGGTGACAGATACATTTTCGACCCGTTCCATACGAATCACAACTTCCTCTGGGGCGGCCTTGGCGGTACGAAGTTGGGAAACGTCCAGATCGCGCACATCACTAAAAGAGAAAGAAGGTCCGCTCTCTGAGTTCACTGTCAGGCGTTCAAAGCGGGCTTGTTGCGTGTTGGAGCAGGTTAATCCGGCCTTAACACCGTTCACGGTAACATTTTCCAGGCTGAATTCCCGAATGGGACTCTCCGGCAGGCCCTCAACGATGACAGCATGAGGAGCGCCCTCGACGATGATGCCGCTGAAATGAAAATTGCGAAACGTCGGCGTAGCCTCATTCTTCTCGACACGGGCAGTCCGGTCGCTGCCGGTGTAGAACATGCCGACGTGAACGGCTGTATCGAGGATGTTCTTGAGCACAACGTTTGATGCTCTGAAGTTCTCGACGATGTTCCCTCGACCGCGGGCGCTCTTGATATAGAGCCCGCGGCGTGTGCCGTTACAGACGCAGTTGCTGACGGCCACGTTGCGCACCCCTCCGGATGTCTCGCTGCCGATCGCGACTCCGGCGTGACCGGTTCCGAAAATGCAGTTCGTGACGGTGATGTCTTCGCTGGGTATCTGATTCACGCCCGGCTGGTACTTGTAACCGGACTTGATGACGACGCAGTCGTCGCCGGTGCTGATGTAACAGTTCGAAATGCGGACCAGCTTGCAGGAATCGGGATCGAT
The sequence above is drawn from the Acidobacteriota bacterium genome and encodes:
- a CDS encoding altronate hydrolase, which produces MPETLTQNRILKLDRRDNLIIALTDLRIGEEVNLGNETYTIVTDIPAKHKFALKDFAPGEHIIMYGVVVGKATQPIRKGELITTRNIRHEAAEFHQKSESYSWHAPDVSAWKKRTFHGYKRVDGQVGTRNYWLVVPLVFCENRNIDVLRKAFDEGLGYAPPQVYRQQVAALARLYREGRLDAIKTYQQSSEDSRQQPHGFFENIDGVKFLTHERGCGGTREDARNLCGLIAGYLHHPNVAGATVLSLGCQHSQADILREEIAKRDPDFAKPLILLEQQKSASERAMLSQAIRETFLGLVEVNRVQREPASLDKLSVGLKCGGSDGFSGISANPAIGHISDILAVVGGTTLLSEFPELCGVEQSLINRSTSQEVGDRFIALMRDYAARAKAVRAGFEMNPSPGNIKDGLITDAMKSAGAARKGGDSPVTAVLDYPEYATVPGLNLLCTPGSDVEAVTAQVGAGANVVLFTTGLGTPTGNPIAPVIKISTNSELAQRMSDAIDIDTGTIISGEESVEEAGERILELILKVAGGETRTKAELLGQDDFIPWKRGVSL
- a CDS encoding glycosyl hydrolase family 28, with the protein product MSTKQLPGRRKFARDLAVGLTAVPVSGMAQAIFASSPSAETSRQSDHSYIFDIRDFGAIPDGKTLATKSIQAAFDRCHEAGGGKVVIPPGRYLSAPLFLRSNLELELLPGAYLLGSTNFDDYPTIQGRWEGLDRTIFASLLTGQDLENVTISGRGTIDGQGQDWWKAHRETQALRRKLGLEGREPENPPGSPLKWPRPRLINCYRCKNVHISGITILNSPSWQVHPVLCEEICIDGVTIWAPGDSPNTDGIDPDSCKLVRISNCYISTGDDCVVIKSGYKYQPGVNQIPSEDITVTNCIFGTGHAGVAIGSETSGGVRNVAVSNCVCNGTRRGLYIKSARGRGNIVENFRASNVVLKNILDTAVHVGMFYTGSDRTARVEKNEATPTFRNFHFSGIIVEGAPHAVIVEGLPESPIREFSLENVTVNGVKAGLTCSNTQQARFERLTVNSESGPSFSFSDVRDLDVSQLRTAKAAPEEVVIRMERVENVSVTSCAALESSRALLEVHGGGSRDVVLALNRVPKGVPEAVFAGGADTSVVEKRA